Proteins encoded together in one Corallococcus soli window:
- a CDS encoding methyltransferase domain-containing protein, which yields MLAPDTGRPLYPRSPATPDLWTDGTGHWPVVDGIPFLRTGRDLLRDAVIQALEVGDRRHALALLLRDQDDHARLSPPSLDDAAAVVAGVEEGRMGLREAMDRLRFGPVAAYFAYRQSAPTFLSALGLLAQHWDTPPCLVEVACGIGQVLREVTLRGTPGVGVDVVFAKLWLARHFIVPRAQLVCADVAATGLPLSCVEGATVLCHDAFYFLPDKAGVLLEMRRVAGATGRVLVGHAHNRRVDQRGVGGTPLSPEEYAALLPHAACYDDAAFVTGFLEQRPVPAAPPAALEHAEALSFACPATPGRRAIDFGAPLPHARLRPNPLLTTRDGLLGPAWPTPGLALEYAHADYLRGEDADDTALFASACRGAMPDERPFLLRRRWLLDLPERW from the coding sequence TTGCTCGCGCCGGACACGGGCCGGCCGCTGTACCCGCGCTCACCGGCGACGCCCGACCTCTGGACGGACGGCACCGGGCACTGGCCCGTCGTGGACGGCATCCCCTTCCTGCGCACGGGCCGGGACCTGCTGCGCGACGCCGTCATCCAGGCGCTGGAGGTGGGCGACCGTCGCCACGCGCTCGCGTTGCTGCTGCGAGACCAGGACGACCACGCGCGCCTTTCGCCGCCGTCGCTCGACGACGCGGCCGCCGTGGTGGCGGGCGTGGAGGAAGGCCGGATGGGCCTGCGCGAGGCCATGGACCGGCTGCGCTTCGGGCCGGTGGCCGCCTACTTCGCGTACCGGCAGTCCGCGCCCACCTTCCTGAGCGCGCTGGGCCTGCTCGCGCAGCACTGGGACACGCCGCCCTGCCTGGTGGAGGTCGCGTGCGGCATCGGGCAGGTGCTGCGCGAGGTGACGCTCCGGGGCACGCCCGGCGTGGGCGTGGACGTGGTGTTCGCGAAGCTGTGGCTCGCCCGCCACTTCATCGTGCCGCGGGCGCAGCTCGTCTGCGCGGACGTCGCCGCCACGGGCCTGCCGCTGTCCTGCGTGGAGGGCGCCACCGTCCTCTGCCACGACGCCTTCTACTTCCTGCCGGACAAGGCCGGGGTGCTGCTGGAGATGCGCCGCGTGGCGGGCGCCACCGGCCGGGTGCTGGTGGGGCATGCGCACAACCGGCGGGTGGACCAGCGCGGCGTGGGCGGCACGCCGCTGAGCCCGGAGGAGTACGCGGCGCTCCTGCCGCACGCCGCCTGCTACGACGACGCCGCGTTCGTCACCGGCTTCCTGGAGCAGCGCCCGGTCCCCGCCGCCCCGCCGGCGGCGCTGGAGCACGCGGAGGCGCTCTCCTTCGCGTGCCCGGCGACCCCGGGACGCCGGGCCATCGACTTCGGGGCGCCGCTGCCCCACGCGCGGCTGCGCCCCAACCCCCTGCTGACGACCCGGGACGGGCTGCTGGGTCCCGCGTGGCCCACGCCGGGCCTGGCGCTCGAGTACGCCCACGCCGACTACCTGCGCGGCGAGGACGCCGACGACACGGCCCTCTTCGCGAGCGCCTGCCGCGGAGCGATGCCCGACGAGCGGCCCTTCCTGCTGCGCCGCCGGTGGCTGCTGGACCTTCCGGAGAGGTGGTGA
- a CDS encoding inositol-3-phosphate synthase, with product MAGNERLGVAIVGLGGAVATTAVAGMELLRRGRVDTRGLPLAGAKDMGLTEYGALTFGGWDLFEEDLAQAARNHAVLTEAQMEVVAPVLSRMRPWPAASNAKFCKNVVGTATKKTRGLREQVQAIRDDLVRFKKEQGLERVVVVNLASTEKSVDLTRPEFATPEAFEKALDANDADIGPAMLYAYAAIVDGVPFANFTPSVAADVPALLALAKRTGAPIAGKDGKTGQTLLKTVLAPALRDRALHVDGWYSTNILGNRDGEALNDPASKQNKLDTKGAALDSILGYKVQDHIVQIQYYRPRGDNKEAWDNIDVSGFLGQPMQIKLNFLCKDSILAAPLVVELARTLDLAKRRGEGGVIDALGCFFKAPMSPDGRPVEHAMPEQQRHLMTWLAKGRARQAEQTPERIRG from the coding sequence ATGGCGGGCAACGAGCGGCTGGGCGTGGCGATTGTGGGGCTGGGCGGGGCGGTGGCGACGACGGCGGTGGCGGGGATGGAGCTGCTGCGCAGGGGGCGCGTGGACACGCGGGGGCTGCCGCTCGCGGGCGCGAAGGACATGGGCCTCACGGAGTACGGGGCGCTGACGTTCGGCGGTTGGGATTTGTTCGAGGAGGACTTGGCGCAGGCCGCGCGCAACCACGCGGTGCTGACCGAGGCGCAGATGGAGGTGGTGGCGCCGGTGCTCAGCCGCATGCGGCCCTGGCCCGCGGCCTCCAACGCGAAGTTCTGCAAGAACGTCGTCGGCACGGCGACGAAGAAGACGCGCGGCCTGCGTGAGCAGGTGCAGGCCATCCGCGACGACCTGGTCCGCTTCAAGAAGGAGCAGGGCCTGGAGCGCGTGGTGGTGGTGAACCTGGCCTCCACGGAGAAGAGCGTGGACCTCACCCGGCCGGAGTTCGCCACGCCGGAGGCCTTCGAGAAGGCCCTGGACGCGAACGACGCGGACATCGGGCCGGCCATGCTCTACGCCTACGCGGCCATCGTGGACGGCGTCCCCTTCGCCAACTTCACGCCCAGCGTCGCCGCGGACGTGCCCGCCCTGCTGGCGCTGGCGAAGCGCACCGGCGCGCCCATCGCCGGCAAGGACGGCAAGACGGGGCAGACGCTGCTCAAGACGGTGCTCGCCCCGGCCCTGCGCGACCGCGCGCTGCACGTGGACGGCTGGTACTCCACCAACATCCTGGGCAACCGCGACGGCGAGGCCCTCAACGACCCGGCGTCGAAGCAGAACAAGCTCGACACCAAGGGCGCGGCCCTGGACAGCATCCTCGGCTACAAGGTCCAGGACCACATCGTGCAGATCCAGTACTACCGCCCGCGCGGGGACAACAAGGAGGCCTGGGACAACATCGACGTGTCCGGCTTCCTTGGGCAGCCCATGCAGATCAAGCTCAACTTCCTCTGCAAGGACTCCATCCTCGCCGCGCCGCTCGTCGTGGAGCTGGCGCGCACGCTGGACCTGGCCAAGCGCCGGGGTGAGGGCGGCGTCATCGACGCGCTCGGGTGCTTCTTCAAGGCGCCCATGTCGCCCGACGGTCGCCCCGTCGAACACGCGATGCCCGAACAGCAGCGCCACCTGATGACGTGGCTGGCCAAGGGCCGCGCGCGGCAGGCGGAGCAGACCCCGGAACGCATCAGGGGCTGA
- a CDS encoding MATE family efflux transporter: MRGTTEDLATGPVDRAFLLLSVPMVLEMVMESVFALVDVIFVSRLGADAIATVGLTESVLTLYQTVPLGLAIGATALIARRVGEKDPERAARTAVQALGLGFALSIPMAILGAVFARPILLALGAAPGVLEHGVSYARLMLGGFPVIMLLFLFSAVLRGSGDATTSMRALWLANSVNIVLAPLFIFGLGPVPALGVLGAAVATTVGRSTGVMYQVYRLLKGNGRLELRRRHLCVEGDTLRSLLKLSGGATLQYLLSMSSWLVLMRIVATFGSAALAGYTLAMRVLLFVQQPSWGLSHAAGTLVGQSLGAGDTDRAERAAWRASFYTLGFLGLVSVGFLAFAQPLIHAFTPDPEVALHATRCLRIVSCSLALYAFVTVLPHAFNGAGDTTTPTLVNLVFSWGLQLPLAWLLAVPLGWGPSGAFAAIAITYGALGLASAALFRRGQWKLRHV; this comes from the coding sequence GTGCGCGGCACCACGGAGGACCTGGCCACCGGGCCCGTGGACCGCGCCTTCCTGCTGCTGTCCGTGCCCATGGTGCTGGAGATGGTGATGGAGTCCGTCTTCGCGCTGGTGGACGTCATCTTCGTCTCCCGCCTGGGCGCGGACGCCATCGCCACCGTGGGCCTCACCGAGTCCGTGCTCACGCTCTACCAGACGGTGCCGCTGGGGCTCGCCATCGGCGCCACCGCGCTCATCGCCCGCCGCGTCGGGGAGAAGGACCCGGAGCGCGCCGCGCGCACCGCCGTGCAGGCGCTGGGGCTGGGGTTCGCGCTGTCCATCCCCATGGCCATCCTGGGCGCCGTGTTCGCGCGCCCCATCCTCCTCGCGCTGGGCGCGGCCCCCGGCGTGCTGGAGCATGGCGTGTCCTACGCGCGGCTGATGCTGGGCGGCTTCCCCGTCATCATGCTGCTGTTCCTGTTCAGCGCCGTCCTGCGCGGCTCCGGCGACGCGACCACCTCCATGCGCGCGCTGTGGCTGGCCAACAGCGTCAACATCGTGCTCGCGCCGCTGTTCATCTTCGGCCTGGGGCCCGTGCCCGCCCTGGGCGTGCTCGGCGCGGCGGTGGCCACCACCGTGGGCCGCTCCACCGGCGTCATGTATCAGGTGTATCGCCTGCTCAAGGGCAATGGACGTCTGGAGTTGCGCCGCCGTCACCTGTGCGTGGAAGGGGACACGCTGCGCTCGCTCCTGAAGCTGTCCGGCGGCGCGACGCTCCAGTACCTCCTGAGCATGTCCAGCTGGCTCGTCCTCATGCGCATCGTGGCCACCTTCGGCAGCGCGGCGCTCGCGGGCTACACCCTGGCCATGCGCGTCCTGCTCTTCGTGCAGCAGCCCTCCTGGGGCCTGAGCCACGCGGCGGGCACGCTGGTGGGCCAGAGCCTGGGCGCGGGCGACACCGACCGGGCGGAGCGCGCCGCGTGGCGCGCCAGCTTCTACACGCTCGGGTTCCTCGGCCTGGTGTCGGTGGGCTTCCTCGCCTTCGCCCAGCCCCTCATCCATGCCTTCACCCCCGACCCGGAGGTGGCCCTGCACGCCACGCGCTGCCTGCGCATCGTCAGCTGCAGCCTGGCCCTCTATGCCTTCGTCACCGTGCTGCCCCATGCCTTCAACGGCGCGGGCGACACCACCACGCCCACGCTGGTGAACCTCGTCTTCTCCTGGGGCCTCCAGCTACCGCTCGCGTGGTTGCTCGCCGTTCCCCTGGGGTGGGGCCCTTCTGGTGCATTCGCTGCCATCGCCATCACTTATGGCGCCCTGGGGCTCGCCAGCGCGGCCCTCTTCCGGCGCGGCCAGTGGAAGCTTCGGCACGTTTGA